From the Musa acuminata AAA Group cultivar baxijiao chromosome BXJ3-7, Cavendish_Baxijiao_AAA, whole genome shotgun sequence genome, one window contains:
- the LOC135643120 gene encoding protein NUCLEAR FUSION DEFECTIVE 4-like, whose amino-acid sequence MQELKAGRRPPWVGLAAAVWVLVAAGNAYTFPLYSPSLKSVLGYNQQQLTMLGVANDIGENFGLIAGFASSRFRPWLVLFAGAACCFLGFGVLWLTVTQTVTGLPFWTLWIALCIGTNSSAWLVTGVLVTNMRNFPLSRGTVSGILKGYVGLSLSVFTALYTGMLHSSSTNLLLFLAIGLPAICLAMMCTVRPCTPSLEENTSERGRFLFIQISSVLLGLYLLSFTIANSYVSLGDGITCLFFGIMVLFLLAPLAIPLKMTFFPANNEQTVAKIPSSGSLDDLSTGGQDKTEPLIATSSANNLGNVQESDDVSDVEMLLAVGEGAVKKKRRPKRGDDFELHEALIKADFWLLFMAFFIGAGSGVTVLNNLAQIGIAVGVDDPTILLCLFSFGNFLGRLGGGAVSEYFVRTRMLPRPIWMTCTQIIMILAYLLYALGLSSTLNASTAMLGICYGVQTSVMVPTVSELFGLKHFGTLFNFMLLGNPLGAFLFSGLLAGSLYDKEAAKQHPPFLDHSSTSCLGPSCFRVTFLTLAGVCSLGTLLSMILTRRIRPVYQMLYAGGSFRQPPTSIH is encoded by the exons ATGCAAGAACTGAAGGCCGGGAGGCGGCCGCCGTGGGTGGGGCTGGCGGCGGCGGTATGGGTGCTGGTGGCAGCGGGCAACGCCTACACCTTCCCCCTCTACTCACCCTCCTTAAAATCCGTGCTGGGGTACAACCAGCAGCAGCTTACCATGCTCGGCGTCGCCAACGACATCGGCGAGAACTTCGGGCTGATCGCTGGCTTCGCTAGCAGCCGTTTCCGGCCGTGGCTTGTGCTGTTTGCTGGCGCCGCCTGCTGCTTCCTCGGCTTCGGTGTTCTCTGGCTCACCGTCACCCAGACCGTCACCGGATTGCCGTTTTGGACG TTGTGGATTGCTTTATGTATTGGTACTAATAGCAGTGCATGGTTGGTCACGGGGGTGCTGGTAACCAACATGCGGAACTTCCCTCTTAGTAGAGGCACTGTTTCTGGCATTCTCAAAGGTTATGTTGGTCTTAGTTTATCAGTATTCACTGCATTGTACACTGGCATGCTTCATAGTTCATCGACAAATTTGTTGCTGTTTCTAGCCATTGGCCTGCCAGCTATATGCCTTGCAATGATGTGCACTGTTCGGCCTTGCACACCATCCCTAGAAGAAAACACGTCAGAACGTGGTCGCTTCCTGTTTATTCAAATTTCCAGCGTACTTCTTGGTCTTTACCTTCTCTCCTTTACAATCGCGAATAGTTATGTCTCACTGGGTGATGGCATTACCTGTTTGTTTTTTGGTATCATGGTGCTCTTCCTTCTAGCTCCCCTTGCCATCCCACTTAAGATGACCTTTTTTCCAGCTAATAATGAACAGACTGTTGCAAAAATCCCTTCTAGTGGTTCTTTAGACGATTTGTCCACCGGAGGTCAAGATAAAACAGAACCTTTGATTGCTACATCGTCAGCAAATAACCTGGGGAATGTGCAGGAGTCTGATGATGTTTCTGATGTGGAGATGCTCTTAGCTGTTGGGGAAGGAGCAGttaagaagaagaggagaccCAAGAGGGGAGATGATTTTGAATTACACGAAGCATTGATCAAAGCTGACTTCTGGCTCCTATTCATGGCCTTCTTTATTGGAGCTGGCTCAGGTGTCACGGTTCTGAATAACTTGGCTCAGATTGGGATTGCAGTTGGAGTTGATGACCCAACCATCTTATTGTGCCTTTTCAGTTTTGGCAATTTTCTTGGTCGTCTCGGTGGAGGTGCTGTTTCCGAGTATTTTGTCAG GACAAGAATGCTTCCTCGGCCAATTTGGATGACATGCACACAAATAATCATGATTTTAGCATATCTTCTCTATGCTTTGGGGCTGAGTAGTACTCTAAATGCATCAACTGCAATGCTTGGCATCTGCTATGGGGTCCAAACTTCTGTCATGGTTCCAACGGTGTCCGAGCTGTTTGGTTTGAAGCATTTCGGAACTCTCTTCAACTTTATGTTGTTAGGGAATCCTCTCGGTGCGTTCTTGTTCTCAGGTCTTCTTGCAGGGTCCTTGTATGACAAAGAAGCCGCAAAACAGCACCCTCCCTTCCTGGATCATTCAAGCACTTCTTGCTTGGGGCCAAGCTGCTTTAGGGTCACATTCTTGACTCTTGCCGGGGTGTGTAGCCTGGGAACTTTGTTGAGCATGATTTTGACAAGGAGAATTAGACCAGTGTATCAAATGCTGTATGCAGGTGGGTCATTTAGGCAGCCTCCAACTTCTATACACTGA
- the LOC135642909 gene encoding leucine-rich repeat extensin-like protein 3, with protein MAVVDQIELKAISCKGVKSFNLFQKTCLSAAVFLSFADADRPRRTQRLQTTVDRDGGENPEWDQPMRFDRDGDDLVLEFELKDHGGLLPGDKIVGRASVPIADLAAERVPGAFRRVSYQLLAPDGKPNGILSFAYRIDGRGADIAPPPPDFLPTVAVLGYMPPHDPPAIPPPLVYCPPPGSNSMYPPPVPTATAPVLSYTAPPGSSPMYPPLPLEPAWSMHPPPPPSESIWSPCPPPPSGANWSIYPPAPPRPEPNWLLYHPAAEPAISYSAPSPLEAPTYPPPPGPAATGYADFDQRHVAYGWMTDGWHPGAYGR; from the coding sequence atggCGGTTGTTGATCAGATCGAATTGAAGGCCATCTCGTGTAAGGGCGTGAAGTCCTTCAACCTCTTCCAGAAGACTTGCCTCTCGGCCGCCGTCTTCTTGTCGTTCGCCGATGCCGACCGCCCCCGTCGCACCCAGCGCCTGCAGACCACCGTCGACAGAGACGGCGGCGAGAACCCCGAGTGGGACCAGCCCATGCGGTTCGACCGCGACGGTGACGACCTCGTCCTCGAGTTCGAGCTCAAGGACCACGGTGGCCTCCTCCCCGGCGACAAGATCGTCGGCCGGGCCAGCGTCCCCATCGCGGACCTCGCCGCGGAGCGGGTCCCCGGGGCCTTCCGCCGCGTCAGCTACCAGCTGCTCGCCCCCGACGGCAAGCCAAATGGCATTCTCTCCTTCGCGTACCGGATCGACGGCCGGGGCGCTGATATCGCTCCGCCGCCGCCGGATTTCTTGCCCACCGTCGCGGTGTTAGGTTATATGCCGCCGCATGATCCCCCGGCCATACCGCCGCCGTTAGTTTATTGCCCGCCGCCCGGGTCAAATTCCATGTATCCTCCACCTGTTCCCACAGCCACGGCCCCGGTGTTGAGCTATACCGCGCCGCCGGGATCTAGTCCCATGTATCCTCCGTTGCCGCTGGAACCGGCATGGTCGATGCATCCGCCTCCACCACCGTCAGAATCGATTTGGTCGCCCTGTCCTCCGCCGCCTTCCGGAGCGAATTGGTCTATCTATCCACCAGCTCCGCCGCGACCGGAACCGAATTGGCTGCTGTATCATCCGGCAGCAGAACCGGCGATCTCGTACTCTGCACCGTCACCGCTGGAGGCGCCAACGTATCCTCCGCCTCCGGGCCCGGCGGCGACGGGTTACGCGGATTTTGACCAGCGGCACGTTGCGTATGGGTGGATGACGGACGGTTGGCATCCGGGGGCGTATGGTCGCTAG
- the LOC135642109 gene encoding mediator of RNA polymerase II transcription subunit 4-like, protein MMQSHASPIPPSPARLGITATSPSLPPNPIPNPTPNPNPKPSPPSSSSAAGQYTAATSSALLSLLPPLPRAQAILPQMAALASKLFDLSPHRSIWLASYRGNPPNFSKELNSSAAAATATATATPVPASTKDLISLFTTLQTQLFEAVAELQEILDLQDARVKVAREIRAKDSALLSFTKKIREAEQVLDHLIDDYSNYRRDPKRPRIEQDDESNYSMSLHSSLDLEEILSYAHRISYTTFAPPEHGAGLAPLRGALPPAPQDNEMRASQLYHFADLDVGLPKKAAPEAKERAAADAVTEILLQPTPPREDVPVAMLPPLLPIAVPPGWRKGMPVELPSELPPVPPGWKPGDPVTLPLDGVMVGNKGDEQQMPGVPGVLVGQPKAPEAIQVKYVQLDINPDQDDYSSDYSSEVGSSEEDED, encoded by the coding sequence ATGATGCAGAGCCACGCGAGCCCGATCCCACCATCTCCGGCCAGACTCGGCATCACCGCCACATCCCCCTCCCTCCCCCCCAACCCCATCCCAAACCCTactcctaaccctaaccctaaaccttcCCCGCCATCCTCCTCCTCGGCTGCCGGTCAGTACACCGCCGCCACCTCCTCCGCCCTACTCTCCCTTCTCCCCCCGCTCCCCCGTGCCCAGGCCATCCTCCCCCAGATGGCTGCCCTCGCCTCCAAGCTCTTCGACCTCTCCCCCCACCGCTCCATCTGGCTCGCCTCCTACCGTGGCAACCCCCCCAACTTCTCCAAAGAGCTCAActcttccgccgccgccgccaccgccaccgccaccgctacTCCCGTCCCTGCCTCCACCAAGGATCTCATCTCGCTCTTTACCACTCTGCAGACCCAGCTCTTCGAGGCCGTCGCCGAGCTCCAGGAGATCCTCGATCTCCAGGACGCCCGAGTCAAGGTCGCCCGCGAGATCCGCGCTAAAGACTCCGCTCTCCTCTCCTTCACCAAGAAGATCCGAGAAGCCGAGCAGGTCCTCGACCACCTCATCGACGACTACTCCAACTACCGCCGTGATCCCAAGCGCCCCAGAATTGAACAAGATGACGAATCCAATTACTCCATGTCTCTCCACTCTTCATTGGATTTGGAGGAGATCTTGTCCTACGCCCACCGGATTAGCTATACTACCTTCGCCCCGCCGGAACATGGGGCAGGGCTCGCCCCGCTCCGTGGGGCCCTGCCACCAGCACCGCAGGATAATGAGATGCGGGCATCACAGCTGTATCACTTTGCTGACCTTGATGTCGGGCTGCCGAAGAAGGCAGCACCGGAGGCGAAGGAGAGGGCGGCAGCTGATGCTGTCACGGAGATCCTATTGCAGCCAACTCCACCAAGGGAGGATGTGCCCGTGGCAATGCTGCCACCTTTGCTGCCTATTGCAGTGCCACCCGGATGGAGGAAGGGAATGCCGGTGGAGTTACCAAGTGAACTCCCACCTGTTCCTCCTGGATGGAAGCCTGGGGATCCAGTTACATTGCCATTGGATGGAGTTATGGTTGGTAATAAAGGGGATGAACAACAGATGCCGGGTGTTCCTGGAGTGCTGGTGGGGCAGCCAAAGGCACCAGAGGCAATACAGGTCAAGTATGTGCAGCTTGATATCAATCCGGATCAGGATGATTATAGTAGTGACTATAGCAGTGAAGTGGGAAGCTCAGAGGAAGATGAGGACTGA